From the Equus quagga isolate Etosha38 unplaced genomic scaffold, UCLA_HA_Equagga_1.0 91725_RagTag, whole genome shotgun sequence genome, one window contains:
- the LOC124234579 gene encoding myosin-1-like: MATDSAIEILGFTSDERVSIYKLTGAVMHYGNLKFKQKQREEQAEPDGTEVADKAAYLQGLNSADLLKALCYPRVKVGNEFVTKGQTVEQVYNAVGALAKAVYDKMFLWMVARINQQLDTKQPRQYFIGVLDIAGFEIFDVSSETL, encoded by the exons AGTGCCATTGAGATCTTGGGCTTCACTTCTGATGAAAGAGTGTCCATCTATAAGCTCACAGGGGCAGTAATGCATTATGGGAACCTGAAATTCAAGCAGAAGCAGCGTGAGGAGCAAGCTGAGCCAGATGGCACTGAAG TTGCTGACAAGGCTGCCTATCTTCAGGGTCTGAACTCTGCTGACCTGCTCAAAGCCCTCTGCTACCCCAGGGTCAAGGTCGGCAATGAGTTTGTCACCAAAGGCCAGACTGTAGAGCAG GTGTACAACGCAGTCGGTGCTCTGGCCAAAGCCGTCTACGATAAGATGTTCCTCTGGATGGTCGCCCGCATCAACCAGCAGCTGGACACCAAGCAGCCCAGGCAGTACTTCATCGGGGTCTTGgacattgctggctttgagatCTTTGATGTGAGTTCAGAAACGTTGTAG